Part of the Shewanella eurypsychrophilus genome is shown below.
AGCAGTTACGACGAACATCCTCAGTTGTTCCAAATTATACATATCACTTTTCCTGATAGTAACTAACTATCTTCTTCCGCTATTAATGATGATTATAGCAATCAAGAACGATTGAACAACATAAATGAGATTTAGCATGAACACGAAAGAACGTATTTTCCACAGCGTATTATTTGAAGCCATTGCCTTAATATTTGTTATCACTGCCGCCACCATCTTTACCGATGCTGGCGCACAGTCAGCCACAGGTTTAGCTATCGGTCTATCAGTCATTGCGATGTGTTGGAACTACGTTTACAACCTAGGTTTTGACCGTATATTTGGATATAACCGCATTGAGCGATCATTTAAAATGCGCATAAGCCATGGGCTCGGGTTTGAGTGCGGCATGATTGTAGCAACACTCCCCTTAATGATGTGGGTGCTACAGCTAGACTTCTGGACCGTATTTATCATGGACATAGGAGTTGTCATTTTCTTCCTAGTCTACGCGATTGTTTACAATTGGTGTTATGACATCATCCGTCAGCGTATTTTAGTTAACAAATCCGCAGTTAACAGCGCTAATGCAAGATCGTGAGTGCAAAAATTATTCAGTCATTTTTATTGTTTGTTATGCTTAATTCAGGGTTCAAAAAATGGAATGTCAGAGCCGTGATAAAGGAGGAGATAAACTGACTGAGTAGGTATATTGATGGCTAACTTACAAATTAAGCAAAAAATGACACTTGGATTGCTAGTCCCGTTAATGCTGCTGATTAGCATCTGTTTTTTAGCGATTAACATGATGGGAAAAATCGAAGCGGGTGTCATCAGTATATATAACGACAGAGTGGTTCCCCTAGAAGACCTTAAAATTATTGGAGATGACTACGCAGTTTCGGTTATCGATGCGGTCAACAAAGCCAATGCCGGTATGTTTAGCGCCGCTGAAGCGAGTCGGGCAATGACAGAGTCCAGCCGAAATATCAGCGAGAAGTGGGATGGTTACATGGCTACGACCTTGACCGACGAAGAGTCTAGGTTAACTAAGGAAGCCAATCGATTATTCAGTCCAGCAAATCAAAAAATCTCTCAACTTGTTAATAAACTCAATAGCATGCAGGGGTCACCTGTAGGCCAACTGAATGATGATATTGCACCTCTCTATGACGTGATTGATCCTATCAGTGGAAAAATTTCTGAACTGGTCGCCCTGCAGTTACGAGTCGCGGGTGAAGAGAAAGACAGAGTTGAAGAAATTTACTCATCGTCTATGACTATTTTTATCATCTTGACGCTGACTGCCATAGTGGCAAGTATTTTGATTGGACTCTGGGTTGCTCGGGCTGTAATGCGTCCCATAGATAGTATTGTCAGCACTCTCAACACAGTTCGGGTCGATTCTGATTTAACCGTGACATTTAAGACCTTTAATGACGATGAACTCGGGCAGATATCGACCAATCTGACATTAGTGATAGAGCATCTACGTGGCATTCTAAATTCTATCGCGCAGGCCGCTAACACTGTGGGTGACTCAACCGTAAAGTTGAGTGAGTTTACTGAGCA
Proteins encoded:
- a CDS encoding methyl-accepting chemotaxis protein — its product is MANLQIKQKMTLGLLVPLMLLISICFLAINMMGKIEAGVISIYNDRVVPLEDLKIIGDDYAVSVIDAVNKANAGMFSAAEASRAMTESSRNISEKWDGYMATTLTDEESRLTKEANRLFSPANQKISQLVNKLNSMQGSPVGQLNDDIAPLYDVIDPISGKISELVALQLRVAGEEKDRVEEIYSSSMTIFIILTLTAIVASILIGLWVARAVMRPIDSIVSTLNTVRVDSDLTVTFKTFNDDELGQISTNLTLVIEHLRGILNSIAQAANTVGDSTVKLSEFTEQTNDRMHQQQSETEQTATAMNQMTATVAEVAQSATNAADSARDAEANATKGNDIVQQSVASMTLLSKQIEKTSEVITNLASESHNIGSVLDVIKGIAEQTNLLALNAAIEAARAGEQGRGFAVVADEVRTLAQRTQESTQEIESMIDSLQKGVNEAVGAMKVGTDQVYDANEKAHMAGEALNEIVLSVDNISNMNTQIATAAEEQSSVAEDINRSIIAISDIAQTSTMAAQELTTSVTELSSLSEGMREQVSQFKL
- a CDS encoding PACE efflux transporter, which encodes MNTKERIFHSVLFEAIALIFVITAATIFTDAGAQSATGLAIGLSVIAMCWNYVYNLGFDRIFGYNRIERSFKMRISHGLGFECGMIVATLPLMMWVLQLDFWTVFIMDIGVVIFFLVYAIVYNWCYDIIRQRILVNKSAVNSANARS